The Lysinibacillus timonensis nucleotide sequence ATTGAGCGGAAGCGAAATGATTGAATGGATTGCAATCCTTTTAATTTTATTTGGAGCAATTTTTAGTGTTATTAGTGCTATTGGGCTAGTACGCTTACCTGATGTATATACAAGAACTCATGCAGCATCAAAAAGCTCTACATTAGCTGTAATGGTTTGTTTGTTAGGTGCATTTATTTATTTTTGGTCCCATGATGGATATGTTAGTGTACGTTTGATTTTAGGTATTATTTTTGTTTTTATTACTACACCTGTAGCGGGTCACTTGATTTGCCGTGCAGCTTATCGTTCACGAGTACCTTTGGCAGAAGGATCAGGTGAAGATGAGTTAAAACCATTGTTATTTGGACAAGTAGATGCTGTGTTTTCTAGTGAAGAAGTAAAAGATAACGACAAAGATCATAACGATGAAATGGAAAAAAAGATATCCACATAGGCAGGAACACTCACTTTTTTAGTGGGTGTTTTCTTTTTTTGTGGATAAATTTTTGATATTTGTTTCGATTTTTCGAATATATACTGTGGAAAAGTACCCTTTTTGAGGATAAAGCTGTGGAGAATGTTGAAAACATAATTTATTTAGTGCATTTTTGTGGATAAGTATTTTCATATTAAAGTTTTATGCACGGAAGACTCTACAATGCTAGAAATTATTCTTTATAATAATGACAGAGGAATGGGTTGAGTGTATGCGGTTAATATAATTTAAGAGTGATTACTTCTTTGAGTGTAATTACTAATACTAATACAGAGATACTTTTAAAAAGACTGCAAACAAGTAACAATGAAATATCAGGTCAAATTGAAATGAAACTTCTAACAATGAAATTTGGAATTATTGGTGAAGAACGTTTAAAAAGTGGAATGAGTATAGTAAAAGAAAACAACATATACCAATTAAAGATCTTAATAAATTAAGTGGGTTGATGAAGGACGAAAGCAATAAAAATCAGTATTCACAATTTCCGATTACTAAAAGCATGAATAGCGGACACATAAGATTAATTAAGGGAGTACGTTGTAATCTGTGTGGAAAGATCGGAATGCTTCGGAGTTATGGTCATTGGGAATGTTCTTGTGGCAATAAAGAAAAGTATGCTCATATCCCAACTCTTCAAGGATGGTTTATATTCAATAAAGATACAATTACAAATCGTGAATGTCGAGATTACCTAATGATCAACGACCGTCACTTAGCAAAAAGATTATTGAAACACCCCAACATAATTGAGTTTGGCCATAACAAGGGTACATTCTATAAGTGGAAATGGAAGTAATATAGGAACAGAATCTCCTTTCGAATTTTTCAAAAGGAGATTTTTTCATAGTACTGATGAAATTTTGGAAGTTGCATATAAGATTATCCAGGTTGCTCATATCAGAAGAAAAGTTGCTCCTATCGCTCGAGAAGTCGCTCATAAATAGGTAAAAATTGCTCAGAGAAATACGAAGTACCGCTTTCCCCCACTGATAGCCCTTTTTCTATTTGCCGCAAACTGGGGAAAAATTGACAGTTTTCACTATTTGTAATATAGTACATTACAACAGTAATGCACTAAGTTCCCCAGTTATTAACTAACAATCAAACCCGATATTCGTATATATCAATGCTGCTCGAAAGGAGGAGCCATATTGAATTTTAACACTGATAGCACAACACCTATTTATGTACAAATAGCAGAATGGATAGAAAATGAAATTTTAGCAGATCGGCTAATAACCGATGGAAAAGTGTTTTCTCAATATCAACTTGCAGAAATGTTTAATATCAATCCAGCTACGGCGGGGAAAGGGCTAACCATATTACTTGAAAATAATATTTTGTACAAGAAAAGGGGGCTTGGCATGTTTGTTCAAGAAGGAGCCAAAAACTTAATTTTAGAAAATAGACGGGAAGAGAAGCTAAAAGTGTTAGCTAAAGAAATTGTCCTTGAAGCGAAGCGGTTATTTGTATCAGATGATGAGTTAATTGAGCTAATTAAGAGAGTCCAAAGGGAGGGGAAATGACTTGTCTACGATAGTATGTAAGGAAGTATCGAAAAAGTATCATAACATTAACGCATTAAGGAGTATATCCTGTGAAATACATGAAGACAAAATCATCGGATTAATTGGTCGGAACGGTGCGGGGAAATCTACGTTACTTAAAATACTAGCAGGCCATTTAAAACCAGCAGGGGGCACTGTTGAAATTTTTAGTGAGCAACCCTTTAACAATCTAAAGGTTGCATCTAACCTAATTTTTATTGAGGATACAATGTCCTTCCCGCCGATTTTTACAATCAATGAAATAGTCAACATGGCGAAGGATTTCTATCTTAATTGGAATGAAGAACTGGCAAGACGTCTCCTGGCTTATGCAAATATTCCGGAAAAATCATTTCACCATAATTTATCGAAGGGGCAAAAGTCTGCTTTTAACCTAATTTATGGGCTTGCAGCTAGATGCGCTATCACGCTATTCGACGAACCAATGAATGGTATGGATGAATCGATTAGAACAGACCTGTATCGTGCCATTTTAAAAGAGTATATCGCTTATCCTCGTACAATCATACTTTCTAGCCATCATCTGCAGGAAATTGAACATCTCCTGGAAGAAATTTTACTCATCGATCAAGGGCAAGTAACTCTACATGCTCCCCTGGATGAGGTAAAAGAGTTACTTGTAAGATTAGTCGGATCGAGAGAAGAAATTAAAATGATCCTACAGGATACAGAAATTTATTACGAAAGAAATGAAACTGTCAGAAGCGAAGTGGTTGTTGAATCAGCTATGATTAGTAAGTTTCAAGAGCAATTACTAAATGCAGGGGTTGTTATTCAATCTGTATCAGCAAGTGATGTGTGTAAATATTTAACAAGCTCGACGAAAGGAGGAATAGATGATGTCTTTAAATAAGATGACTTTCTTTCAAGTTGTACGGAAACAAGTGAAGTGGAAATGTAAAGCTTATAGTCAATCGTTTATAACTTTAATTATTATTCAAGTTATTCTATCTCTTTTAGCATTTAATGGTTCCGGCATGTCGGGAACAGGTACGAACGATTTGCAATTAGATATCACATTTTATAGTTTAGATACGCTCGTCATTATTTCATGCATTTGTGCATTTATTACAGCATTACTTTTGCAATCAAAAGATAATATACAGGATGACTATTCGATTGTATCAAGCCGAATTACATCCAGTTTCTCTAATTCAATATTTATTATTATTTATAGTTTCATAGCAACGATTACTACCTTTACATCTTTTTATATAAGTGTGTTAATGGTTCAACTAATTTCAAATACTGTATTGATTAGAGAGGGAGTATTAATTAATCCAATACAATTTATGGTTGTTTTTTTCATCTTATTATTAGCCGCTTCGAGTGGGTTCTTTTTGGGCGCTGCATTTTACCGAGCTAAAATGCTAGGAATTGGTATTATTATTTTATCAATTGTAGTTATTAACAATGTATTTGAAGAGCAATTGCTGACGCTACTAACATTCTTTTTTGAACAAGGATATCTCTTATTTATATTGAAAGGGATTGTAGTTGCTATGGTATTAATGTCTTTATCAATACTTCTCCATAGTCGAAAAGAGGTGAGTCGACGATGACAGGAATACTATCACTTCTAGGTGTAATAACTACATTTGTTATTATTATTGCTGTTGTTTTCATTGTATCTCGAGTGTTAGGGAGTAATATTTGGACAGTTAAAAGAAATAAAATCTTCCTTCTCTCATATATTGGTCTAGGCGCTATTTGTTTTATCATCCTATTCTTCGCTACTGAAGGAGAGCCTGAAAGAGTTTCGAAAGAAGAAATGCAAGCTGTTTTGGTGAATCAAGATAAAATTTGGCAAATGTTTGATTCAAAAAATATAGAAGAAATAGACGAAGCATTTTTAGCAAAAGAATCGTCCTACGAATTACCGACTAATAAACTAACAATTAGTCCAATTTATACGGATATATATGGAGTAAGCATTGTTGTTGAAAAAAGAGAAGACCCAGCATCGAATGAAATATTTGCAAAGACATATGTTACCCCACATATTCTTGAGGGATATGATTTAACAGAGTATGTTCAATTTGATCGATTCGAATTCAAGGATAGTGAACTAATAATTAACCAAGTACCTCAACAAAAAGTTCAATATTATAAAGTCACACCTACGATGGAAATACTCGAGCAATTCAGAGATTGGGACTTAGAGAACGATGATATTTACAATTATGCTACAGGTTCTACAATTCTCTTCTTGAATGTTCCTGAGCATGTTAAAATTATTGATGAGAG carries:
- a CDS encoding Na+/H+ antiporter subunit G; translated protein: MSGSEMIEWIAILLILFGAIFSVISAIGLVRLPDVYTRTHAASKSSTLAVMVCLLGAFIYFWSHDGYVSVRLILGIIFVFITTPVAGHLICRAAYRSRVPLAEGSGEDELKPLLFGQVDAVFSSEEVKDNDKDHNDEMEKKIST
- a CDS encoding GntR family transcriptional regulator — translated: MNFNTDSTTPIYVQIAEWIENEILADRLITDGKVFSQYQLAEMFNINPATAGKGLTILLENNILYKKRGLGMFVQEGAKNLILENRREEKLKVLAKEIVLEAKRLFVSDDELIELIKRVQREGK
- a CDS encoding ATP-binding cassette domain-containing protein, producing the protein MSTIVCKEVSKKYHNINALRSISCEIHEDKIIGLIGRNGAGKSTLLKILAGHLKPAGGTVEIFSEQPFNNLKVASNLIFIEDTMSFPPIFTINEIVNMAKDFYLNWNEELARRLLAYANIPEKSFHHNLSKGQKSAFNLIYGLAARCAITLFDEPMNGMDESIRTDLYRAILKEYIAYPRTIILSSHHLQEIEHLLEEILLIDQGQVTLHAPLDEVKELLVRLVGSREEIKMILQDTEIYYERNETVRSEVVVESAMISKFQEQLLNAGVVIQSVSASDVCKYLTSSTKGGIDDVFK